A portion of the Acidobacteriaceae bacterium genome contains these proteins:
- the deoC gene encoding deoxyribose-phosphate aldolase, translating into MAANAETIAPGTHTPTTEVPVTLHGRDLVPNKQIPLNLDWVEEIQVNTSAVERRASTIGARRSVKKDWQAAWLLRAIACMDLTTLAGDDSAERVKRLCAKARRPLEEKIVKALGIEELKLTTGAVCVYHTFVETAVKALEGSGVPVAAVSTGFPAGLAPLETRVEEIRRSVEAGASEIDIVITRAHVFNGEWNALYDEVAAFKEACGPAHMKSILGTGDLLTLRNVARASWVAMMAGSDFIKTSTGKEAVNATLPVSLVMVRAIRDYAERTGMSVGYKPAGGIKTAKQSLDWLSLMKDELGRPWLEPTLFRFGASSMLADIERQLEHYITGRYSATYRHPIA; encoded by the coding sequence ATGGCCGCAAACGCAGAGACGATTGCCCCCGGCACACATACGCCGACCACCGAGGTTCCAGTGACGCTGCACGGGCGCGATCTGGTGCCGAACAAGCAGATTCCGCTGAACCTCGATTGGGTGGAAGAGATTCAGGTGAACACCTCGGCCGTCGAGCGCCGCGCCTCCACCATCGGCGCTCGCCGCTCGGTGAAGAAAGACTGGCAGGCCGCCTGGCTGCTCCGCGCCATCGCTTGCATGGATCTCACCACGCTCGCGGGTGACGACTCCGCCGAACGCGTCAAGCGTCTCTGCGCCAAGGCCCGCCGTCCGCTCGAAGAAAAGATCGTCAAAGCGCTCGGCATCGAAGAGCTCAAGCTCACCACCGGCGCCGTCTGCGTGTATCACACGTTCGTAGAAACCGCCGTAAAGGCGCTCGAAGGCTCCGGCGTCCCCGTGGCAGCCGTTTCCACGGGCTTCCCAGCTGGCCTCGCCCCGCTGGAGACGCGCGTTGAAGAGATCCGCCGCTCCGTAGAAGCAGGCGCCAGCGAGATCGACATCGTCATCACCCGCGCCCACGTCTTCAACGGCGAGTGGAACGCCCTCTACGACGAAGTCGCCGCCTTCAAGGAAGCCTGCGGCCCCGCCCACATGAAGTCGATCCTCGGCACCGGCGACCTGCTCACCCTGCGCAACGTAGCCCGCGCATCCTGGGTGGCGATGATGGCCGGCAGCGACTTCATCAAGACCTCCACCGGCAAGGAAGCCGTCAACGCCACACTGCCCGTCTCGCTGGTCATGGTCCGCGCCATCCGCGACTACGCCGAGCGCACCGGTATGAGCGTCGGATACAAGCCCGCAGGCGGCATCAAGACGGCCAAGCAGTCCCTCGACTGGCTCTCGCTGATGAAGGACGAACTCGGCCGCCCCTGGCTCGAACCGACTCTCTTCCGCTTCGGCGCAAGCTCCATGCTCGCCGACATCGAACGCCAGCTCGAGCACTACATCACGGGAAGGTACTCGGCAACGTATCGTCACCCAATCGCATAA
- a CDS encoding glycoside hydrolase family 38 C-terminal domain-containing protein, with the protein MRCRLLAPLALVATLASAQSFTPVRELKNLSAADVGKLHTLEELSLLPGGDWRFHAGDMTHGEAPALDDSAWTVVPTPAARKAVKAPTDAVWYRRWIEVPKTVEGYDITGSRIWFQFEADANGPMPEIVYFNGRRVAIGDDLEPIVLTESAKPGDRILVAVKLLRTVDEKTFRGVQLRIEPAEDSKRPSPNDVRTQIITAANLLPALPKPRPDLVPEVHKAIEAIDFAALSHADQKAFDASLVRSQAVLATLAPAMHTAMVDLDGNAHIDAAWLWPVSETVDVVKRTFSTALQLMNEYPDYKFTQSAAAYSAWMADKYPDIHKQIQERVKEGRWEIVGGMWVEPDLNLPGGESLVRQLLVGQRVFKDLYGVTAKIGWNPDSFGYNWQLPQIYKRSGIDYFVTQKMHWNDTNQLPLRLFWWESPDGSKVLTYFPTDYAWTNVNPTRLSADYAESSQRNPGTAEHLDLYGVGDHGGGPTRDMLDSAEHWMALSKQPTALPTFHFTTAQEYFDGVQAKLAAKSPVLSYDNILSYKPEAPDAEGRLTIPTWDDELYFEYHRGVYTTQAKHKAFMRRSEEETLDAEKLASFAWLYGQSYPAEELTENWKKITFNQFHDLAAGSGIATIYRDAAKDYGEVLNEDEIVSGKSLDDIASRVNTLVGADKPVLVFNPLPWPRTELVDVAVELPKPNEKVALHDRAGQFVATQDAGKSVIARVSVPALGYSVLSASPACVTTKNGSRGTGICIGGASSSDPSVHESSDSFSLQNDHVSFAVNKATGCITTIKEHVLSSHAGKAEWLSKNACGNQLEAFTDKPRNYDAWNIDPGTLDKAPTILDKADSVKLVVDGPLRKTVRVERTFNKSHITQDISLDAGADTVVIDTTIDWHEKHVLLKAAFPLAATAPKATYEIPFGSIQRPTTRDNSYQKAQFEVPALRWADLGDAKQGVSILNDSKYGYDAVGNVLRLTLLRAPTWPDPDADQGLQHFRYAIYPHTGEWHRVDTVRRAYELNQPLMATQTFAHTGVLPAEHSFVSVDEPNVILTAVKKAEDRDALVFRMYEAEGKATTVTLHVPEGAAGAREVNLMEAPLESLPMKDGVVTVAIKPYEILTVEAEYPRK; encoded by the coding sequence ATGCGCTGCCGTCTGCTTGCCCCACTTGCCCTCGTTGCCACGCTTGCCTCGGCACAGTCGTTTACGCCTGTGCGTGAGCTTAAGAACCTGTCTGCCGCCGACGTAGGCAAGCTGCATACGCTGGAAGAGCTGTCGCTGCTGCCGGGTGGTGACTGGCGCTTCCATGCTGGCGATATGACGCATGGCGAAGCTCCGGCGCTGGACGATAGCGCGTGGACGGTTGTGCCGACGCCTGCGGCGCGCAAGGCGGTGAAGGCTCCGACCGATGCGGTCTGGTATCGGCGGTGGATCGAGGTTCCGAAGACAGTGGAGGGCTACGACATTACGGGCTCCCGCATCTGGTTTCAGTTTGAAGCGGATGCGAACGGTCCGATGCCGGAGATCGTCTACTTCAACGGGCGGCGTGTGGCGATTGGCGATGATCTGGAGCCGATTGTGTTGACCGAAAGCGCGAAGCCGGGCGACAGGATTCTGGTGGCTGTGAAGCTGTTGCGCACGGTGGACGAGAAGACGTTCCGCGGGGTGCAGCTTCGGATTGAGCCTGCAGAGGATTCCAAGCGGCCAAGCCCGAACGATGTGCGGACGCAGATTATTACGGCGGCGAACCTGCTGCCGGCGTTGCCGAAGCCGCGTCCTGATCTTGTCCCGGAGGTGCATAAGGCGATTGAGGCGATTGATTTTGCGGCGCTGTCGCACGCAGACCAGAAGGCCTTCGATGCTTCGCTGGTGAGGTCGCAGGCGGTGCTGGCGACGCTGGCTCCGGCGATGCACACGGCAATGGTTGATCTGGATGGCAATGCGCATATCGACGCGGCGTGGCTGTGGCCGGTGAGCGAGACGGTGGATGTGGTGAAGCGGACGTTCTCGACGGCGCTGCAGTTGATGAATGAGTATCCCGACTACAAGTTCACGCAGTCGGCGGCGGCGTACTCGGCCTGGATGGCGGACAAGTATCCGGACATCCACAAGCAGATTCAGGAGCGCGTGAAGGAAGGCCGCTGGGAGATTGTGGGCGGCATGTGGGTGGAGCCGGACCTGAATCTGCCGGGTGGCGAGTCGCTGGTGCGGCAGTTGCTGGTAGGGCAGCGGGTGTTCAAAGACCTTTACGGCGTGACGGCGAAGATTGGCTGGAACCCGGATTCGTTTGGCTACAACTGGCAGTTGCCGCAGATTTATAAGCGGTCGGGAATCGACTACTTCGTGACGCAGAAGATGCACTGGAATGACACGAACCAGTTGCCGCTGCGGTTGTTCTGGTGGGAGTCGCCGGATGGGTCGAAGGTGCTGACGTACTTCCCGACGGATTATGCGTGGACGAACGTGAATCCGACGCGGTTGTCGGCGGATTATGCGGAGTCCTCGCAGAGGAACCCGGGGACGGCGGAGCATTTGGACCTGTATGGCGTGGGCGATCACGGTGGCGGGCCGACGCGCGACATGCTGGATTCGGCCGAGCACTGGATGGCTTTGAGTAAGCAGCCGACGGCGCTGCCGACGTTCCACTTCACGACGGCGCAGGAGTACTTCGACGGTGTGCAGGCGAAGCTTGCGGCGAAGTCGCCGGTGCTGAGCTATGACAACATCCTGAGCTATAAGCCCGAGGCGCCCGATGCAGAGGGACGGCTGACGATTCCGACGTGGGATGACGAGCTTTACTTCGAGTATCACCGCGGGGTGTATACGACGCAGGCCAAGCATAAGGCGTTTATGCGTCGCAGCGAAGAAGAGACGCTGGACGCGGAGAAACTGGCGAGCTTTGCGTGGCTGTATGGCCAGTCGTACCCTGCGGAGGAGCTGACGGAGAACTGGAAGAAGATTACGTTCAACCAGTTTCATGATCTGGCAGCAGGGTCGGGGATTGCGACGATCTATCGCGATGCGGCGAAGGATTATGGCGAGGTGTTGAACGAGGACGAAATTGTGAGCGGCAAGAGCCTCGATGATATTGCTTCGAGAGTGAATACTCTGGTGGGTGCGGATAAGCCGGTGCTTGTGTTTAACCCGCTCCCCTGGCCGCGCACGGAGCTTGTCGATGTAGCTGTCGAGCTTCCTAAGCCTAACGAGAAGGTTGCACTTCATGATCGTGCAGGGCAGTTTGTTGCCACTCAGGATGCGGGCAAATCCGTAATCGCGAGAGTGTCGGTGCCTGCGCTCGGTTATTCCGTCCTTTCCGCTTCCCCTGCGTGTGTCACGACGAAGAACGGCAGTCGCGGAACGGGGATATGCATCGGTGGCGCGAGCAGCAGTGATCCTTCGGTGCATGAGAGTTCGGATAGCTTCTCACTTCAAAATGATCATGTTTCGTTCGCCGTGAATAAGGCAACAGGCTGCATCACGACGATCAAAGAACATGTCCTGAGTTCACATGCGGGGAAGGCTGAGTGGCTTTCGAAAAATGCATGTGGCAACCAGCTTGAAGCGTTTACGGACAAACCCAGGAACTACGACGCCTGGAATATTGATCCCGGCACGCTCGACAAGGCTCCGACGATCCTCGACAAGGCGGATTCGGTCAAGCTCGTCGTTGATGGCCCGCTGAGAAAGACTGTGCGTGTGGAGCGGACGTTCAACAAGAGCCACATTACGCAGGACATCTCGCTCGATGCAGGCGCTGACACGGTTGTCATTGACACCACGATCGACTGGCACGAGAAGCATGTGTTGCTGAAGGCCGCGTTCCCGTTGGCGGCGACTGCGCCGAAGGCGACGTATGAGATTCCGTTCGGTTCGATTCAGCGGCCGACGACGCGGGACAACAGCTACCAGAAGGCGCAGTTTGAAGTGCCTGCGTTGCGTTGGGCAGACCTTGGTGACGCAAAGCAGGGCGTGTCGATTCTGAATGACTCGAAGTATGGCTACGACGCTGTGGGCAATGTATTGCGGCTGACGCTGCTGCGTGCTCCGACGTGGCCGGACCCGGATGCGGACCAGGGCCTGCAGCACTTCCGCTACGCGATTTATCCGCATACGGGGGAGTGGCATCGGGTGGATACGGTTCGCCGGGCGTATGAGCTGAACCAGCCGTTGATGGCGACACAGACGTTTGCTCATACGGGTGTGTTGCCCGCAGAGCATAGCTTTGTGAGTGTCGACGAGCCGAACGTGATTCTGACGGCGGTGAAGAAGGCTGAAGATCGCGATGCACTCGTCTTCCGTATGTATGAGGCGGAGGGGAAGGCTACGACGGTGACGCTGCATGTGCCGGAGGGAGCGGCGGGAGCTCGCGAGGTGAACCTGATGGAGGCTCCGTTGGAGTCGTTGCCGATGAAGGATGGCGTGGTGACGGTAGCGATCAAGCCGTACGAGATTTTGACGGTAGAGGCGGAGTATCCGCGCAAGTAA
- a CDS encoding uroporphyrinogen-III synthase, which yields MSLRVLVTRAPHQASALAEELRRLGAEPILIPTMELTEPTTWEPADRTLEVLGRYDWLLFTSANAVNAFAARCGEKVASFRGRVGAIGAATARAAEQAGIRVDLIPPQAVAESFAEALLPYAAEGVSFLLARAEQARDHLPEALQAQGAEVSVVPVYRTVVPQASVVQVWELFRNHPPDAVTFTSSSSVTNLLALLAEAGVALPEGVKRISIGPVTSETLRAAGVAAHAEAREANVKALAEACLQMA from the coding sequence ATGAGCCTTCGTGTGCTGGTAACGCGGGCTCCGCACCAGGCGTCTGCGCTTGCGGAAGAGTTGCGCAGGCTGGGCGCTGAGCCGATTCTGATTCCGACGATGGAGCTGACGGAGCCCACGACGTGGGAGCCCGCGGATCGAACGCTGGAGGTGCTGGGTCGCTATGACTGGCTGCTGTTTACCAGTGCGAATGCGGTGAATGCGTTTGCGGCACGCTGCGGAGAGAAGGTGGCCTCATTCAGAGGCCGGGTGGGGGCGATTGGAGCGGCTACGGCGCGAGCAGCCGAGCAGGCGGGGATACGTGTTGATCTGATTCCTCCGCAGGCTGTTGCGGAGTCCTTTGCCGAGGCGTTGCTGCCCTATGCTGCGGAGGGTGTGAGCTTTCTGCTGGCTCGTGCAGAGCAGGCGCGCGACCACCTGCCCGAGGCGCTGCAGGCGCAGGGAGCAGAGGTGAGTGTTGTGCCGGTGTATCGGACGGTGGTGCCGCAGGCTTCGGTGGTGCAGGTGTGGGAGCTTTTTCGCAACCATCCGCCGGATGCAGTGACGTTTACAAGTTCGTCGTCTGTGACGAACCTGCTGGCGTTGCTGGCCGAGGCGGGAGTGGCTTTGCCGGAAGGGGTGAAGCGGATTTCCATTGGGCCGGTGACGTCGGAGACGTTGCGAGCTGCAGGGGTGGCTGCGCATGCCGAGGCGCGGGAGGCCAATGTGAAAGCGTTGGCTGAGGCTTGTTTGCAGATGGCTTAG
- the nth gene encoding endonuclease III, translating into MPTTKKTAAKSKPLPPPQKLTPTARKLAIEGVPAARAKKIAASEPIAAKLKNGKTAKPLAPERIAAILDALGKTYPNVVCALTHRNAFELTIATALSAQTTDVTVNKVTPELFRLFPTPKKLSEASLTAIEEIIHPTGFYRAKAKNIKGAAQVLVDRFKSEVPQTIAELIELPGVARKTANVVLGSWFGIASGVVVDTHVQRISRRLELTKNEEPVKIEQDLIKVIPRDRWIQYSHEIIHHGRQVCIARKPRCADCSLEHLCNSSDKTWSSH; encoded by the coding sequence GTGCCGACGACGAAGAAGACCGCCGCAAAATCCAAGCCGCTCCCCCCACCGCAAAAGCTAACGCCCACCGCGCGAAAGCTCGCCATTGAGGGCGTTCCTGCAGCCAGGGCAAAGAAGATCGCAGCCAGCGAACCCATCGCGGCAAAGCTGAAGAACGGCAAGACCGCCAAGCCGCTCGCTCCGGAGCGCATCGCCGCCATCCTCGACGCGCTCGGCAAGACCTACCCCAACGTCGTCTGCGCGCTCACACATCGCAACGCCTTCGAGCTCACCATCGCCACCGCTCTCTCCGCCCAGACCACCGACGTCACGGTCAACAAGGTCACCCCCGAACTCTTCCGCCTCTTCCCCACCCCGAAGAAGCTCTCCGAAGCCTCGCTCACGGCCATTGAAGAGATCATCCACCCCACCGGCTTCTACCGCGCCAAGGCCAAGAACATCAAGGGAGCCGCGCAGGTTCTCGTCGACCGCTTCAAATCGGAAGTCCCGCAAACCATCGCAGAGCTCATCGAGCTTCCCGGCGTCGCACGCAAAACCGCAAACGTCGTCCTCGGCTCCTGGTTCGGCATCGCCTCCGGCGTCGTCGTCGACACACACGTCCAGCGCATCTCACGCCGCCTCGAGCTCACAAAGAACGAGGAGCCCGTAAAGATCGAGCAGGACCTCATCAAAGTCATCCCCCGCGACCGCTGGATTCAGTACTCCCACGAGATCATCCACCACGGCCGACAGGTCTGCATCGCCCGCAAACCACGCTGCGCCGACTGCTCGCTCGAGCACCTCTGCAACTCCTCCGACAAGACCTGGAGTTCGCACTAA
- a CDS encoding heme-dependent peroxidase, translating to MPELPQVPITLEGSSVLHQMFRFDWAAWKKLSATERAAHASEFSEILGRWEGGTGGEHPNQSAMFSLIGHKGDLTLIHFRDSLEELNRVELELAQSGMYPYLQMTSSYLSVVELGLYESSEKIYTQLAESGLEPGTPEWKAGIEDGTARTFASLASRLFPSIPPAKYLCFYPMDRKRGEQVNWYAEPMADRRAMMHEHGLIGRRYADSVRQIITGSIGLDDWEWGVDLFADDPVVFKKLIYEMRFDKVSAVYASFGQFFLSVRVPAAGASQWFEGALV from the coding sequence GTGCCAGAATTGCCACAAGTACCCATCACTCTTGAAGGTTCCAGCGTATTGCACCAGATGTTTCGCTTTGACTGGGCTGCGTGGAAGAAGCTATCTGCAACAGAACGCGCTGCGCATGCGAGCGAATTCAGTGAGATCCTGGGACGTTGGGAGGGTGGCACTGGCGGTGAGCATCCGAACCAGTCCGCCATGTTTTCGCTGATCGGCCATAAGGGCGACCTCACACTGATTCACTTCCGCGACTCCCTCGAAGAGCTGAACCGTGTGGAGTTGGAGCTGGCGCAGAGTGGGATGTATCCCTACCTGCAGATGACGAGCTCCTACCTTTCGGTGGTGGAGCTGGGTCTCTACGAGTCTTCGGAGAAGATTTACACGCAGTTGGCTGAGAGCGGTCTTGAGCCGGGTACGCCAGAGTGGAAGGCGGGTATTGAGGATGGAACGGCGAGGACCTTTGCTTCGCTGGCTTCGCGACTGTTCCCGAGCATTCCGCCGGCGAAGTACCTCTGCTTCTATCCGATGGACCGCAAGCGCGGCGAACAGGTGAACTGGTATGCGGAGCCGATGGCGGATCGTCGCGCGATGATGCATGAGCACGGTCTGATCGGACGACGCTACGCCGATTCTGTGCGCCAGATCATCACGGGCTCTATCGGCCTGGACGATTGGGAGTGGGGCGTGGACCTGTTTGCGGATGACCCGGTCGTCTTCAAGAAGCTGATCTACGAGATGCGTTTCGATAAGGTGAGCGCGGTGTATGCGTCGTTCGGACAGTTCTTCCTGTCTGTACGCGTTCCGGCAGCGGGCGCATCGCAGTGGTTTGAGGGAGCTCTCGTATAA
- a CDS encoding DedA family protein: MDDDILSGMIAKLSAMLLSLSAGSAYAVTFLLMALQSACIPIPSEVIMPFAGYKLGHSTLDLVILATVASLASNLGSLPAYYLGARGGRPMIEKYGRYILLNRHDLDLADKFFNKFGSMAVLIGRMLPIVRTFIAFPAGIARMNQVRFHIYTFIGSWPWCFVLAYIGMKLGASWDSNPKFKAVFHHFQVGVEVVIIVAFVWFVWTHWKNRVHEGESSEA, from the coding sequence ATGGACGACGATATACTGAGCGGAATGATCGCCAAACTGAGTGCAATGCTGCTGAGCCTTTCGGCTGGTAGCGCCTATGCTGTCACATTTCTGCTGATGGCCCTTCAATCAGCGTGCATCCCTATCCCCAGCGAAGTCATCATGCCGTTTGCGGGCTACAAGCTGGGGCACTCCACGCTTGACCTGGTGATTCTGGCGACGGTGGCGTCGCTGGCTTCGAACCTCGGCTCGCTTCCGGCGTATTACCTGGGTGCCCGAGGCGGCCGGCCGATGATCGAAAAGTACGGCCGCTATATTTTGCTGAATCGCCATGATCTGGACCTGGCCGACAAGTTTTTCAATAAGTTTGGCTCGATGGCCGTGCTGATCGGCCGTATGTTGCCGATTGTGCGTACGTTTATCGCGTTCCCGGCGGGAATTGCGCGCATGAATCAGGTGCGTTTCCACATTTATACGTTTATCGGATCGTGGCCGTGGTGCTTTGTGCTGGCGTATATCGGCATGAAACTGGGCGCGAGCTGGGACTCGAATCCGAAGTTCAAAGCGGTGTTTCATCACTTCCAGGTGGGTGTCGAAGTGGTGATTATCGTAGCGTTTGTCTGGTTTGTGTGGACGCATTGGAAGAATCGCGTTCACGAGGGCGAGAGCTCCGAGGCCTAG
- a CDS encoding inositol-3-phosphate synthase has product MSTPDAAQTGAASITPHKGKLGIMIPGMGAVATTLIAGVEAVRRGFAKPFGSMSQMGTIRLGKRTDDRSPLIKDFVPLAPLEDIVFTGWDIFGGNLYDAAKTAGVLDRDQLEQMKDFLSSIEPLPAAFDQSWVKRLDPKVQKVGKNKCDLANQIRNDIAEFRATSGTDRQVMIWCGSTEIYKELSDVHMTLEAFEKGLVEDHPDIAPSMLYAWAALKEGIPFANGAPNLTVDIPALQELSKKMGAPICGKDFKTGQTFIKTVLAPGFKVRQLGVSGWYSTNILGNRDGEVLDDPDNFKTKEVSKLGVLEHIFEPEKNPDLYGDMYHKVRINYYPPRGDNKEGWDNIDIFGWLGYPMQIKVDFLCRDSILAAPLALDLCLYMDLAQRTPALKHLGIQEWLSFYFKDPDSAPGVYPEHDLFIQNMKLKNTLRHVMGEGLITHLGLDYYGD; this is encoded by the coding sequence ATGTCGACTCCTGACGCAGCACAGACTGGCGCTGCGAGCATCACCCCCCATAAGGGCAAGCTTGGCATCATGATTCCGGGTATGGGCGCTGTTGCGACCACGCTCATCGCAGGCGTAGAAGCCGTACGTCGTGGCTTCGCGAAGCCGTTCGGCTCCATGTCGCAAATGGGCACGATCCGCCTGGGCAAGCGCACGGATGACCGTTCGCCGCTCATCAAAGATTTCGTTCCCCTTGCTCCGCTTGAAGACATCGTCTTCACGGGCTGGGATATTTTCGGCGGCAACCTGTACGACGCGGCAAAGACCGCTGGCGTGCTGGACCGCGATCAGCTTGAGCAGATGAAGGATTTCCTTTCGTCGATCGAGCCGCTTCCGGCTGCGTTTGACCAGTCGTGGGTGAAGCGCCTTGACCCCAAGGTGCAGAAGGTCGGCAAGAACAAGTGCGATCTGGCCAACCAGATTCGCAACGACATCGCGGAGTTCCGTGCTACGTCGGGCACCGATCGTCAGGTGATGATCTGGTGCGGTTCGACCGAAATTTACAAGGAGCTCTCGGACGTTCATATGACGCTCGAGGCGTTCGAGAAGGGCCTCGTTGAGGACCATCCTGATATCGCTCCGTCGATGCTGTATGCCTGGGCTGCGCTGAAGGAAGGCATTCCCTTCGCAAACGGTGCGCCGAACCTGACGGTCGACATTCCTGCGCTGCAGGAGCTCTCCAAGAAGATGGGCGCTCCGATCTGCGGTAAGGACTTCAAGACCGGCCAGACGTTCATCAAGACCGTTCTCGCTCCGGGCTTCAAGGTGCGTCAGCTCGGTGTTTCGGGCTGGTACTCGACGAACATCCTGGGCAACCGCGACGGTGAAGTGCTGGACGATCCCGATAACTTCAAGACGAAGGAAGTCTCGAAGCTGGGCGTGCTCGAGCACATCTTCGAGCCGGAGAAGAACCCGGACCTGTACGGCGACATGTACCACAAGGTGCGTATCAACTACTACCCGCCGCGTGGAGACAACAAGGAAGGCTGGGACAACATCGACATCTTTGGTTGGCTCGGTTACCCGATGCAGATCAAGGTCGACTTCCTTTGCCGTGACTCGATCCTGGCGGCTCCGCTGGCGCTCGATCTCTGCCTGTACATGGATCTCGCACAGCGCACTCCTGCTCTGAAGCACCTGGGCATCCAGGAGTGGCTGAGCTTCTACTTCAAGGATCCGGATTCGGCTCCGGGTGTTTACCCCGAGCATGATCTGTTCATCCAGAACATGAAGCTGAAGAACACGCTGCGTCACGTAATGGGCGAAGGTCTGATCACGCATCTCGGCCTCGACTACTACGGCGACTAA
- a CDS encoding diguanylate cyclase — protein sequence MVTGEQFEQLTQLSTLNLMLDASVDCIKLIDCEGRLLKMNRAGCEALGVQQHGSMGMKWLPLLPPEVRSGGRKALKACIAMGKRASFAGKSQLPGDDPVYWDNVLTPLKGEDGSVIAVLCVSRNITRQRVAERKLRVASDFDALSEIPNRRYFVRHAEAIIRAGAKRDGSIGVLLLDVDRFKFINDSMGHHVGDATIKHLAKLLKSKLLEGEFLARLGGDEFALIKSSTHGSLDMKEVAARCMTAVQGGFLYRGEQIPLQFSIGGSVVSSRKADLSLLLKVADVALYKCKMSGRGRYLVEELQDAQSES from the coding sequence ATGGTTACCGGGGAACAATTTGAGCAGCTGACACAGCTCTCCACTCTGAATCTGATGCTTGATGCAAGCGTTGATTGCATCAAGCTCATCGACTGCGAGGGGCGGTTGTTGAAGATGAATCGGGCCGGTTGCGAAGCTCTTGGAGTTCAGCAGCACGGTTCGATGGGAATGAAATGGCTTCCGTTACTTCCTCCGGAAGTACGTTCCGGCGGGCGAAAAGCACTCAAGGCGTGTATTGCCATGGGCAAGCGGGCCTCCTTTGCGGGAAAAAGTCAGCTACCGGGGGATGACCCTGTTTACTGGGACAACGTTCTGACTCCGCTCAAGGGCGAGGATGGGAGTGTTATCGCCGTTCTTTGTGTTTCCAGGAACATCACGCGACAGAGAGTGGCGGAGCGGAAGCTTCGCGTGGCCTCAGACTTTGACGCACTTTCGGAGATACCGAATCGGCGTTATTTCGTGCGGCATGCCGAAGCGATTATTCGGGCCGGAGCAAAGCGAGATGGAAGCATTGGTGTCCTTTTGCTCGATGTTGATCGATTCAAGTTCATCAACGACTCGATGGGGCACCATGTCGGTGATGCGACGATCAAGCACCTCGCCAAACTGTTGAAAAGTAAGTTGCTCGAGGGGGAGTTTCTTGCTCGCCTGGGTGGCGATGAGTTCGCGCTCATCAAGAGTTCTACGCACGGTTCGCTTGATATGAAGGAGGTCGCAGCTCGCTGCATGACCGCTGTTCAGGGTGGGTTTCTGTATCGGGGAGAGCAGATCCCACTTCAGTTCAGCATCGGAGGTTCTGTCGTTTCTTCCCGGAAGGCGGACCTTTCATTGCTGCTCAAGGTCGCCGATGTCGCTTTATATAAGTGCAAAATGTCGGGGCGGGGACGCTACCTCGTTGAGGAACTGCAAGACGCACAAAGCGAGTCGTAA
- the yihA gene encoding ribosome biogenesis GTP-binding protein YihA/YsxC produces the protein MKLTPKFLLSAMAAEHFPGEAKTNNAPEIAFLGRSNVGKSSLLNKLVGAATAKVSSTPGRTRAINFFALHEGAKAVPSLVFADLPGYGYAKISKSISAEWPKFIEPYINEREQLALCLCLVDTNIPPQESDTMLIEALRNMQRPHLIVGTKADKLSNNQLAKSVAALKQAHGEDRILPVSSKNDAGIKQLWTEIYGVLEA, from the coding sequence ATGAAGCTCACGCCTAAATTCCTACTCTCCGCCATGGCCGCGGAACACTTCCCCGGCGAGGCGAAGACCAATAACGCCCCCGAGATCGCCTTCCTCGGTCGCTCGAATGTCGGCAAAAGCTCGCTGCTCAACAAACTCGTCGGCGCAGCCACCGCCAAGGTCTCCTCCACCCCCGGCCGCACCCGCGCAATCAACTTCTTCGCTCTTCACGAAGGGGCGAAAGCTGTTCCGTCCCTCGTCTTTGCCGATCTTCCCGGCTACGGCTACGCCAAGATCTCAAAGTCCATCTCGGCCGAGTGGCCCAAGTTCATCGAGCCGTACATCAATGAGCGCGAACAACTGGCTCTCTGCCTCTGCCTCGTCGACACGAATATCCCTCCGCAGGAGTCGGACACGATGCTCATCGAAGCGCTTCGCAACATGCAGCGCCCCCATCTCATCGTCGGCACGAAGGCCGATAAGCTCAGTAATAACCAGCTCGCCAAATCCGTCGCTGCGTTGAAGCAGGCCCACGGCGAAGACCGCATCCTGCCCGTCTCCAGCAAGAACGACGCTGGCATCAAGCAGCTCTGGACAGAGATCTACGGCGTCCTCGAAGCGTAG